The region AACGCCGACGATATCTTTAACGATCCGGAAATTGATATCGTGGTCGAATTGATCGGCGGGATCGAACCAGCCAAAACCTTTATCCTCAAAGCCATCACAGCGGGCAAACATGTGGTCTCTGCCAACAAGGCTCTGTTTTCGACCCATGGCCGGGAAATCTTCGAGGCGGCAAGCGCCAAAGGGGTTGAAGTCGGTTTTGAAGCCTCGGTAGGCGGCGGCATCCCGGTAATCAAGGCGTTAAAGGAAGGATTGGCAGCCAACACCATCCTTTCAATCATGGGCATTATGAACGGCACCGCCAATTATATCCTGAGTCAGATGACCGATCATGCCTTGGCTTTTGACACAGTTCTCAAGGATGCCCAGGCCAAGGGTTACGCCGAGGCCGACCCTACGTATGACGTCGAGGGGATCGATACCGCCCACAAGCTGGTGATCCTGATGGTCATGGCCTACGGTATCAACATCAGCTTAAACGATGTCACTATCGAAGGGATTTCTCGAATCAAGCCCATTGACATTGAATTCGCCCGCCAATTCGGCTGCCGAATCAAACTTCTGGCCATCAGCCGCAACCACGGCAACCATATTGAGGCCAGGGTCCACCCGACCATGGTCCCTGATGATCATCTGCTGGCCAACATCAACGGGGCGATGAACGGCATCAACTTCAACGGTGACATGGTTGGCAATGTCCTTCTTTACGGTCAGGGGGCAGGCAAATTGCCTACCGGCAGCGCCGTAGTTGCCGATATTGTCGATATCGCCAGGAATATAGCGTTCGACTGTGTGGGCCGGGTGCCGAGCCTCTCCTTCCTCCCTGCGGAGATTAAAAATTGCACCATCACCCCCATGGAAAAGATCAGCTGCCCCTATTATTTCCGAATTTCAGCCGTAGACAAACCTGGAGTTCTCGCAGCAATCGCGGGCATCTTAGGTAAAAACGCGATCAGCATCGAATCGGTAATCCAAAAGAAACGACAGGACATTGGCCCGGTACCCATTGTAATCCGAACTCACACAGCTCAAGAAAAAGCGGTAAGCGCAGCGCTTGATGAAATCGACTCCCTGGATATTATCACCGAAAAAACTGTCAAGATCCGGATTCTGGAATAAAGCGAAGGCCCAAAGATGAAATACATCATTCTGGTTGGGGATGGCATGGCGGATTTCCCGCTGGCTGAGCTTGGCGGCAAGACCCCCCTTGAGGCAGCACACACACCGGCAATGGACTCACTCGCCATGAGAGGAGAACTTCATACCCTGCAAACGGTGCCTGATGGGATGTCACCCGGTAGCGATGTGGCCAACCTCTCCCTGTTAGGTTACAACCCAGAGCATTACTACACAGGACGCGCTCCCTTGGAGGCGGCAAGTTTACATGTAACGCTTGCGGACCATGACACCGCCTTCCGCTGCAACCTAGTTACCTTGGCCTTCGATCAGCAAGAACGACCAACCATGATCGACTACAGCGCCGGACATATTTCCACCCATGAGGCTGGCGAACTGATCGCTGCCCTTGCCGCTGAACTCAATCGTCCTGGCGTCACCTTCTATCCCGGGATAAGCTACCGACACCTCTTGGTGATTAACCAGACAATCAACAATCTTATCACTACTCCCCCACACGACCATACTGATTGCGATGTCACCTCCCTCTGGAACGGATATCTCACTCACCCGATATTCGGCCCCCTGGTCACCAAGGCTCGCACCATTCTGGCCGACCATCCGGTTAATCTCGCGCGGATCAAAGCCGGACACCATCCAGCCAACGCCATCTGGCTCTGGGGTGAAGGCAAGTCCCCTTCCCTGCCAACAATGCAGAGCCGTTTCGGAATCAGCGGCGCGTTGATCTCAGCAGTCGACCTGCTCAAAGGTATGGGTGTTTACGCCGGCATGGAGGTAATCAACGTGCCTGGCGCCACCGGTTACCTTGACACTAACTATCAAGGCAAGGCTGATGCCGCCATCAAGGCCTTGGAACGTCACGATCTGGTCTTTGTCCATGTCGAAGCCCCGGACGAAGCCGGCCACCAAGGTCTGATCAAGGAGAAGATCCAGGCTATTGAAGATTTTGATCAGAAAATCGTTCAACCAATTATCAACGGCATGTCAGGACAAGATTTTCGTGTCGCTGTCACCTGTGATCACTACACCCCGATCGCGCTTAAGACCCACGTCGCACTGCCGGTACCCATCGCCCTTTTCGACTCCAGAAATACCGCTCCAGGTTGCGGTGGCACCTACTGTGAGGAGAGCGCCAACAACTCACGATCACTCCTTCGATCCGGAGCGGAATTTTTCGCTACCCTATTACAACGTTAACTCATGACCCAGATTCAGATTCCCCTCCCGGATCAAGCGCATATTTGTCACTATCGAGTACTCTATGGCGACACGGATTCCGGGGGAGTTGTCTATTACGCC is a window of Desulfobulbaceae bacterium DNA encoding:
- a CDS encoding homoserine dehydrogenase, whose amino-acid sequence is KIHVGIIGFGTVGSGTAEVLLAQAATLSKKTNLVIILKTVADINISSLPEQFNNCTLTRNADDIFNDPEIDIVVELIGGIEPAKTFILKAITAGKHVVSANKALFSTHGREIFEAASAKGVEVGFEASVGGGIPVIKALKEGLAANTILSIMGIMNGTANYILSQMTDHALAFDTVLKDAQAKGYAEADPTYDVEGIDTAHKLVILMVMAYGINISLNDVTIEGISRIKPIDIEFARQFGCRIKLLAISRNHGNHIEARVHPTMVPDDHLLANINGAMNGINFNGDMVGNVLLYGQGAGKLPTGSAVVADIVDIARNIAFDCVGRVPSLSFLPAEIKNCTITPMEKISCPYYFRISAVDKPGVLAAIAGILGKNAISIESVIQKKRQDIGPVPIVIRTHTAQEKAVSAALDEIDSLDIITEKTVKIRILE
- a CDS encoding cofactor-independent phosphoglycerate mutase, whose amino-acid sequence is MKYIILVGDGMADFPLAELGGKTPLEAAHTPAMDSLAMRGELHTLQTVPDGMSPGSDVANLSLLGYNPEHYYTGRAPLEAASLHVTLADHDTAFRCNLVTLAFDQQERPTMIDYSAGHISTHEAGELIAALAAELNRPGVTFYPGISYRHLLVINQTINNLITTPPHDHTDCDVTSLWNGYLTHPIFGPLVTKARTILADHPVNLARIKAGHHPANAIWLWGEGKSPSLPTMQSRFGISGALISAVDLLKGMGVYAGMEVINVPGATGYLDTNYQGKADAAIKALERHDLVFVHVEAPDEAGHQGLIKEKIQAIEDFDQKIVQPIINGMSGQDFRVAVTCDHYTPIALKTHVALPVPIALFDSRNTAPGCGGTYCEESANNSRSLLRSGAEFFATLLQR